A region of Sulfurimonas sp. DNA encodes the following proteins:
- a CDS encoding AraC family transcriptional regulator — MHKDTLQKNTKIANSIMYYIYTHIEVDIDINELSKNLNISKFHMHKVFKKIFGKNIYESIKSIRLQKAASLLLTNKYSTISEVANLCGYSSHSSFIKAFRNKFESSPKEWRNGAYKKYSNSILQDSNISTETSIDFSNIIATIVDMPEMKSYYIRNNSYINNVKETWQKLYTLILNNKVKKYQMIALLHENPTITDLNNYQYIACIKTDEKEDILTQRLPKFKISNGVYAKFDLQGKGEDILRFIQWVYHDWLVDSEYETTTKPSYIIYHKNNYLNNENLFDISYYISIKF, encoded by the coding sequence ATGCATAAAGATACACTGCAAAAAAACACTAAAATTGCTAATAGTATAATGTATTATATTTATACTCATATAGAAGTAGACATCGATATAAATGAGTTAAGTAAAAATCTTAATATTAGTAAATTTCATATGCATAAAGTTTTTAAAAAAATATTTGGAAAAAATATTTATGAGAGTATAAAATCTATAAGACTTCAAAAAGCAGCTAGTTTACTTTTAACGAATAAATACTCAACTATATCGGAAGTGGCAAACTTATGCGGATATAGTTCCCATTCTTCATTTATAAAAGCTTTTAGAAACAAATTTGAATCTTCTCCAAAAGAGTGGAGAAATGGAGCATATAAAAAATACTCGAATTCAATCTTACAAGATTCTAATATATCTACAGAAACTAGTATTGATTTTTCAAATATTATAGCTACTATTGTTGATATGCCAGAGATGAAAAGTTATTATATACGAAATAATAGCTATATAAATAATGTTAAAGAGACTTGGCAAAAACTATATACGCTGATTTTAAACAATAAAGTAAAAAAGTATCAAATGATAGCTTTATTACATGAAAATCCGACTATAACTGATCTAAATAATTACCAATATATAGCTTGTATCAAAACAGATGAGAAAGAAGATATATTAACACAGCGATTACCCAAATTCAAAATATCAAATGGTGTATACGCAAAATTTGATTTACAAGGTAAGGGTGAAGATATACTAAGGTTTATACAATGGGTATATCACGATTGGCTAGTTGATAGTGAGTATGAGACAACAACAAAGCCTTCATATATTATTTATCACAAGAATAATTATTTAAATAATGAAAATTTATTTGATATTAGTTATTACATATCAATTAAATTTTAA
- the dnaE gene encoding DNA polymerase III subunit alpha, with the protein MSVQPFTHLHLHTEYSLLDGANKLSNLVPRLKELGMTSVAMTDHGNMFGAIDFYQQMKAAGIKPIIGMEGYIHNGATLDDKSTRQRFHICLFAKNQKGYENLMYLSSKAYIEGMYYFPRINKKELALHSEGLICTSACLQGEVNWHLNLANDRNVRNGALGYDGAKAVALEYKEIFGDDFYLELMRHGIGDQLFIDNNILQIAQETNIKIIATNDTHYTFPGDAQYHEAFMCIGMNKLYDDPNRMRHSVHEFYLKSPEQMARIFADIPEAIANTQEIVEKCQLELKLGDPIPPNFKFTPEYATADGLEINHTDDEPLSPDASQEEKKLWFSAIDKNDAEYFTYRCKVGLEERLKHVVEEKHEKYKERLEFEMKIINSMKFPGYMLIVWDFVKVAKEMGIAVGPGRGSAAGSLVAYSLDITDIDPMKYDLLFERFLNPERVSMPDIDMDFMQARRGEVIDYVVKKYGRNQVAQIITFGSLLAKGVLRDVARVLDMPLSQADKMAKLIPDELGITLNGKMKKGEFIDGAFQKEPKIQELLNEDANAKRVWEFAKKLEGLKRNSGIHAAGVVISNEELWKKTPIYKPSGEDTFVTQYSLNYLEDVDLIKFDFLGLKTLDVIDNAIKLIKRRYDKTVDWHKIDENDEKVYEVIRGGDTVGMFQIESSGMQDLNKRLKPDSFEDLIAVLALYRPGPMESGMLDSFVERKHGREKIEYTFDIMEPILKNTYGVIVYQEQVMQIVQNVGGFSLGYSDIIRRAMGKKKDMATYNAEFSEGAAKQGHPYDEASKLFDLIEKFAGYGFNKSHSAAYAMVTFQTAWLKTYYPNEFMAALLTSDKDNMDKVVRYIDEVKRMGIELSPPDVNDSYLEFSAITKDEKEIILFGLGAIKGVGGSAVESIIQTREEDGEFTSMENFVNRIDPSKVNKRFIESSIKSGGFDRFGFSRKALLDQLELIVDTAKDASTAKKNAVGSLFGDDEEITTVKLSLVNSDEYELKEILEFEKDTLGFYVSGHPLDEYREKLDELNYSLSSELESIKDGSFAIFIGKVEEIQNKISKKGNQFGIVNLMDFHGNIEIMLFSDKLEQLKEMNLDEPVAFKVKITHTEMFTRIGVTKIMTLQDAKKECKKIKTEVREAPPEPISLAVKLDSDTNVLDNLYTLIRLNPGRRPLKLTIISKLQNVVIDSAIRVDTSILMALEGNEAVDIL; encoded by the coding sequence ATGAGCGTACAACCTTTCACACATTTGCATCTACACACAGAGTATTCTCTCCTTGATGGAGCAAACAAACTTTCAAATTTAGTACCACGCTTAAAAGAGCTTGGAATGACTTCTGTTGCTATGACTGACCATGGAAATATGTTTGGTGCTATAGACTTTTATCAGCAGATGAAAGCAGCTGGAATAAAGCCTATTATCGGTATGGAAGGTTATATTCATAATGGTGCAACACTAGACGATAAAAGTACAAGACAGCGTTTTCATATTTGTCTTTTTGCTAAAAATCAAAAGGGTTATGAAAACCTTATGTATCTCTCTTCAAAAGCATACATAGAAGGAATGTATTACTTTCCTCGTATAAATAAAAAAGAGTTAGCTCTTCATAGTGAAGGTTTGATTTGTACTTCTGCTTGTCTTCAAGGTGAAGTAAACTGGCATCTGAACTTAGCAAATGATAGAAATGTAAGAAATGGAGCTTTAGGATATGATGGAGCAAAAGCAGTTGCATTAGAATATAAAGAAATATTTGGAGATGATTTTTACCTCGAACTTATGCGTCATGGTATTGGTGACCAACTTTTTATTGATAACAATATTTTACAAATTGCACAAGAAACAAACATTAAAATAATAGCTACAAATGATACTCACTACACTTTTCCTGGAGATGCACAGTATCATGAAGCATTTATGTGTATAGGTATGAATAAATTATATGATGATCCAAATCGTATGCGTCATTCTGTTCACGAATTTTACTTAAAATCACCAGAGCAAATGGCTAGAATTTTTGCGGATATTCCAGAAGCAATAGCCAATACTCAAGAAATAGTAGAGAAATGTCAACTTGAGCTTAAACTAGGTGACCCGATTCCTCCAAATTTTAAATTTACTCCAGAGTATGCTACGGCGGATGGTTTAGAAATAAATCACACAGATGATGAACCTTTAAGTCCAGATGCATCCCAAGAAGAAAAAAAGCTTTGGTTTAGTGCCATAGATAAAAATGATGCGGAGTATTTTACTTATAGATGCAAGGTTGGTTTAGAAGAGAGACTAAAGCATGTAGTAGAGGAAAAACATGAAAAGTATAAAGAACGCCTAGAATTTGAAATGAAGATTATAAATTCTATGAAGTTTCCAGGATATATGCTTATAGTTTGGGATTTTGTAAAGGTAGCAAAAGAGATGGGTATCGCTGTTGGTCCAGGGCGTGGTTCAGCGGCTGGTAGTTTAGTAGCATATTCTTTAGACATAACTGATATAGACCCTATGAAATATGACTTGCTTTTTGAGCGTTTTTTAAATCCTGAGCGTGTGTCAATGCCCGATATCGATATGGACTTTATGCAGGCAAGGCGTGGAGAAGTAATTGACTATGTTGTTAAAAAATATGGTCGAAATCAAGTAGCTCAAATTATAACCTTTGGTTCACTTTTAGCAAAAGGGGTTTTACGAGATGTTGCAAGAGTTCTGGATATGCCACTTTCTCAAGCCGACAAAATGGCAAAACTTATTCCTGATGAGCTTGGAATAACTTTAAATGGAAAGATGAAAAAAGGTGAGTTTATAGATGGGGCTTTTCAAAAAGAGCCTAAGATACAAGAACTTTTAAATGAAGATGCTAATGCAAAGAGAGTTTGGGAGTTTGCCAAAAAACTTGAAGGCTTAAAAAGAAACTCAGGTATTCATGCTGCTGGTGTTGTTATTTCAAATGAAGAATTATGGAAAAAAACTCCTATTTATAAACCTTCAGGAGAAGATACTTTTGTTACTCAGTATTCACTAAATTATCTTGAAGATGTTGACTTAATTAAGTTTGACTTTCTTGGTTTGAAAACTCTTGATGTCATAGACAATGCAATAAAACTTATAAAAAGAAGATATGACAAAACGGTAGACTGGCATAAAATAGATGAAAATGATGAAAAAGTATATGAAGTTATTCGTGGCGGAGATACAGTAGGAATGTTCCAAATAGAGTCTTCTGGTATGCAAGATTTGAACAAACGACTTAAACCTGATAGTTTTGAGGATTTAATTGCCGTACTTGCACTTTATAGACCTGGTCCTATGGAGTCTGGGATGCTTGATAGTTTTGTTGAGCGTAAACATGGTCGTGAGAAAATTGAGTACACTTTTGATATTATGGAACCCATTCTTAAAAATACTTATGGGGTCATCGTTTACCAAGAACAAGTTATGCAAATTGTTCAAAATGTTGGTGGATTTAGCCTTGGATATTCAGATATTATCCGTCGTGCTATGGGTAAGAAAAAAGATATGGCAACATATAATGCAGAGTTTAGCGAGGGAGCAGCAAAACAAGGACATCCCTACGATGAAGCATCAAAGCTTTTTGATTTGATAGAAAAGTTTGCAGGTTATGGTTTTAATAAATCTCACTCAGCAGCCTACGCAATGGTTACCTTTCAAACAGCATGGTTAAAAACTTACTATCCAAATGAGTTTATGGCAGCACTTTTGACATCTGATAAAGATAACATGGATAAAGTAGTTCGTTACATCGATGAAGTTAAGCGAATGGGTATAGAACTTTCTCCTCCTGATGTTAACGATTCTTACTTGGAATTTTCAGCTATAACAAAAGATGAAAAAGAGATTATTTTATTTGGTTTGGGTGCGATTAAAGGAGTTGGTGGTTCTGCTGTTGAGTCCATTATTCAAACCCGTGAAGAAGATGGAGAGTTCACTTCAATGGAGAACTTTGTAAATAGAATAGACCCATCAAAAGTAAATAAGCGTTTTATAGAGTCAAGCATAAAATCAGGTGGATTTGATAGATTTGGATTTTCGAGAAAAGCACTTCTTGACCAGCTAGAACTAATAGTAGATACAGCTAAAGATGCGTCTACTGCTAAAAAAAATGCAGTTGGAAGTTTATTTGGAGATGATGAAGAAATAACTACTGTAAAACTCTCTCTTGTAAACTCAGATGAGTATGAGTTAAAAGAAATTCTAGAGTTTGAAAAAGATACCTTAGGGTTTTATGTTTCAGGACATCCTCTTGATGAGTATAGAGAAAAACTTGATGAGTTAAACTACTCTCTATCCTCAGAACTAGAAAGCATTAAAGATGGCTCTTTTGCTATATTTATAGGAAAAGTTGAAGAGATTCAAAATAAAATATCTAAAAAAGGAAATCAGTTTGGCATAGTAAACCTGATGGATTTTCATGGAAATATAGAGATAATGCTCTTTAGCGATAAGTTAGAACAGCTAAAAGAAATGAACCTTGATGAACCTGTTGCTTTTAAAGTGAAAATCACACATACTGAGATGTTTACACGAATAGGTGTTACTAAGATAATGACACTCCAAGATGCTAAAAAAGAGTGTAAAAAAATAAAGACAGAAGTCAGAGAAGCTCCTCCTGAGCCTATATCTTTAGCTGTTAAATTAGATAGCGATACAAATGTTTTAGACAACTTATATACACTGATAAGACTAAACCCAGGGAGAAGACCTCTAAAACTAACAATCATCTCTAAACTTCAAAATGTTGTAATAGATTCAGCAATAAGAGTAGATACTAGTATTCTAATGGCTTTAGAAGGTAATGAAGCAGTGGATATTTTATGA
- a CDS encoding HAMP domain-containing sensor histidine kinase encodes MSNQAVVTPEELNLLIEQTYKVENEFNELKSSYAHLQDTVEKVVEFLPNAIWIVNHDNTVFLQNSKARDLLELLKLLEFKDEDYEIKFNSLSYLVKTSNYKDKTMFSVIDITEQKRKENLATMGQMAAHLSHEIRNPIGSISLLSSTLKKRVIPENIPIVEEIQKSVYRIDRIIKATLMFSKGVEVTKTSFMWSDLKSSLDMSIGYYGYSKEISFIFPQDDFNISADKDLLEMLFSNFIVNAIDAIELDDNEDGVIEMIYKCDEKYHKFYIYDTGVDIESKQDLFEAFKSTKLKGNGLGLILSRQIAEAHNGSVNLLDSQKKCFEIKISI; translated from the coding sequence ATGTCAAATCAAGCAGTTGTAACACCAGAAGAGTTAAATCTTTTAATTGAGCAAACATATAAGGTTGAAAATGAGTTTAATGAACTTAAATCTTCTTATGCTCATTTACAAGATACTGTTGAAAAGGTTGTTGAGTTTTTACCAAATGCTATTTGGATTGTAAATCATGACAATACAGTATTCTTACAAAACTCAAAAGCTAGGGATTTATTGGAATTACTAAAACTTTTGGAATTTAAAGATGAGGATTATGAGATAAAGTTTAACTCTCTTTCGTATCTTGTAAAAACTTCAAACTACAAAGATAAAACTATGTTTAGTGTTATTGATATAACTGAACAAAAACGAAAAGAAAATTTAGCAACAATGGGACAAATGGCAGCGCATCTCTCTCACGAGATAAGAAATCCGATAGGTTCAATCTCTTTACTTAGTTCAACTCTCAAAAAGCGTGTTATTCCTGAAAACATCCCCATAGTAGAAGAGATACAAAAATCAGTATATAGAATAGATAGAATAATTAAAGCAACTTTGATGTTTAGCAAGGGTGTTGAAGTTACAAAAACATCTTTTATGTGGAGTGATTTAAAGAGTTCTCTTGATATGTCTATTGGTTATTATGGTTATTCTAAAGAAATATCTTTTATATTCCCTCAAGATGATTTTAACATAAGCGCAGATAAAGACCTACTAGAGATGCTTTTTTCTAATTTTATAGTAAATGCCATAGATGCCATAGAACTTGATGACAATGAAGATGGTGTTATTGAAATGATTTATAAATGTGATGAAAAGTATCATAAATTTTATATTTATGATACAGGGGTAGATATAGAGAGTAAACAAGATTTATTTGAGGCTTTTAAGAGTACAAAATTGAAAGGTAACGGCTTAGGCTTGATACTATCTAGACAAATTGCTGAGGCTCATAATGGTTCAGTAAACCTACTTGATAGTCAAAAAAAATGTTTTGAAATAAAAATATCTATTTAA
- a CDS encoding EAL and GGDEF domain-containing protein, with translation MPFKLTNLKEHNSELLNLLTQHLPDMFWVKDLEGIYLYANKAICDGLLMAKNINEPIGKGDVFFALRERNAHKDKPDWHTFGELCFNSDLDVIEQDKAMKFEEYGNVKGKLMYLEVYKAPFYDKDGKAIGTVGACRDITKLKKIQMDLEKSLRSLDEQREQLEYQANHDYLTDLPNRILFVDRLKQSISLADRYDKKIALLFIDLDYFKEINDSLGHHIGDMILVEFANRMKNEIRKSDTISRFGGDEFCIILNDISNVDFISNFITQCMKIVKKPFITNKQKFHISMSVGVAFYPNDGDTPNTLLKNADAAMYKAKDSGRSTYCFYDENMTKKALDRISLETELRSALENDELVVFFQPQMDVKINKLVGMEALVRWKHPTLGLVFPDKFIPLAELTGMIVELDRFVMKQAIRTFKGWDKAGLNPGKLSMNLAIKQLESGDFIEFMNSLLNSEDFYYHNLELEVTESEIMKNPDKSIEVLKTLDKMGISIAIDDFGTGYSSLAYLTKLPIKKLKIDKSFIDGIIDNQEDSVITIAVINLCISLNLKVIAEGVETKEQESFLLENGCKFVQGYLYSKPLSAKNMTNFLQERAKG, from the coding sequence ATGCCATTTAAACTAACTAATTTAAAAGAACATAATTCTGAACTGTTAAATCTTTTAACGCAACATCTTCCAGATATGTTTTGGGTTAAGGATTTAGAAGGAATTTATTTATATGCTAACAAAGCTATCTGTGATGGTTTACTAATGGCAAAAAATATAAATGAGCCGATAGGGAAGGGTGATGTGTTTTTTGCTCTTCGTGAGAGAAATGCACATAAAGATAAACCTGATTGGCATACTTTTGGAGAACTTTGTTTTAATAGTGACCTAGATGTTATAGAACAAGATAAGGCTATGAAATTTGAAGAGTATGGCAATGTAAAAGGTAAACTTATGTATTTAGAAGTATATAAGGCTCCTTTTTACGATAAAGATGGAAAGGCTATTGGAACTGTTGGAGCATGTCGTGATATAACCAAGCTTAAAAAGATACAAATGGATTTAGAAAAAAGTCTTAGAAGCCTTGATGAACAAAGAGAACAGCTAGAATACCAAGCTAATCATGACTATTTAACAGATTTACCAAATCGTATTTTATTTGTTGATAGATTAAAGCAGTCAATTAGTTTGGCAGATAGATATGATAAAAAAATAGCACTTTTGTTTATAGATTTAGATTATTTTAAAGAGATAAATGATTCGTTAGGTCATCATATTGGGGATATGATTTTAGTTGAATTTGCAAATAGAATGAAAAATGAAATACGAAAATCAGATACTATTTCTAGATTTGGTGGAGATGAATTTTGTATTATTTTAAATGACATCTCAAATGTTGATTTTATATCAAACTTTATTACACAATGTATGAAGATTGTTAAAAAACCTTTTATTACTAATAAGCAAAAATTTCATATTAGTATGAGTGTTGGTGTTGCATTCTATCCAAATGATGGAGATACTCCTAATACACTTCTTAAAAATGCAGATGCTGCCATGTATAAAGCAAAAGATAGTGGTAGAAGTACCTACTGTTTTTATGATGAAAATATGACTAAAAAAGCTTTAGATAGAATTTCTCTCGAAACAGAATTAAGAAGTGCATTGGAAAATGATGAACTAGTAGTTTTTTTTCAACCACAGATGGATGTAAAAATAAATAAATTAGTAGGAATGGAGGCTCTCGTCCGTTGGAAACACCCAACCTTAGGTCTTGTTTTTCCAGATAAGTTTATACCACTCGCTGAACTAACCGGTATGATTGTAGAGTTAGATAGATTTGTAATGAAACAAGCTATTAGAACATTTAAAGGATGGGATAAAGCAGGTTTAAACCCAGGTAAATTATCCATGAATTTAGCAATCAAACAGTTAGAAAGTGGTGATTTTATTGAGTTTATGAATAGCTTATTAAATAGTGAAGATTTTTATTATCATAACCTTGAACTAGAAGTTACTGAAAGTGAAATTATGAAAAATCCAGATAAATCTATAGAAGTTCTTAAAACCCTTGATAAGATGGGAATTTCTATTGCTATTGATGACTTTGGAACAGGATACTCATCTCTAGCATATTTAACAAAATTACCAATAAAAAAACTAAAAATAGATAAATCTTTTATAGACGGCATTATTGATAATCAAGAGGACTCCGTAATAACAATCGCAGTTATTAATTTATGTATAAGTTTAAATTTAAAAGTAATTGCTGAGGGTGTAGAGACAAAGGAACAAGAAAGTTTTTTACTAGAAAATGGATGTAAGTTTGTACAAGGTTATTTATACTCTAAGCCATTGTCTGCAAAAAATATGACAAATTTTTTGCAAGAAAGAGCCAAAGGATAA
- a CDS encoding M18 family aminopeptidase: MNKEDFNEGLLGFLDASPTPFHATKNMSQMFENAGFLKLEEEQKWELKRGEKYFVTRNDSSIIAFTYPDASDYIMVGSHTDSPNLKLKPKPVIKEHGVVKFGVESYGGLLLNPWFDRDLSIAGRISYLNSKDEIKDALIDVKKAIAVIPSLAIHLDNKANKERTVNKQTDICPILTTNEDFEFNEFLKWQLSKLEILDVEELYANELSFYDTQKASFVGLNNDFIASARLDNLLSCYVGMLSICSVDDNKPMLFIASDHEEVGSESTSGAGGSFLENTLKRMFSDYDEYMGMLRTSLMISCDNAHAIHPNYASKHDSKHTPHINKGVVIKVNANQRYASNSKTISKFMHVASSINESYQEFVTRSDMGCGSTIGPITATRLGVDTLDIGIPTFAMHSIRELAGSEDAHSLYKILVKFGMK, encoded by the coding sequence ATGAACAAAGAAGATTTTAATGAAGGACTTTTAGGCTTTTTAGATGCTTCTCCTACGCCATTTCATGCTACAAAAAATATGTCACAGATGTTTGAAAATGCTGGATTTTTAAAGCTTGAAGAAGAGCAAAAGTGGGAACTTAAAAGGGGTGAAAAGTATTTTGTAACTCGTAATGATTCTAGTATTATTGCTTTTACATATCCAGATGCAAGTGATTATATTATGGTTGGTTCTCATACAGATTCCCCGAATTTAAAATTAAAACCAAAACCTGTGATAAAAGAGCATGGAGTTGTAAAATTTGGAGTTGAATCTTATGGAGGTTTACTTTTAAATCCTTGGTTTGATAGAGATTTGTCTATTGCAGGGCGTATTTCATACTTAAACTCAAAAGATGAAATAAAAGATGCACTTATAGATGTAAAAAAAGCTATCGCAGTTATCCCGTCTTTAGCGATACACCTTGATAATAAAGCGAACAAAGAAAGAACTGTAAACAAACAAACAGATATCTGTCCAATACTAACAACAAATGAAGATTTTGAATTTAATGAATTTTTAAAATGGCAACTTTCAAAGTTAGAAATTTTAGATGTAGAAGAACTTTACGCAAATGAGCTTAGTTTTTATGATACTCAAAAAGCTTCTTTTGTAGGTTTAAATAATGACTTTATAGCAAGTGCAAGACTCGATAATCTTCTTAGTTGTTATGTTGGTATGCTTAGTATTTGTAGTGTAGATGACAACAAGCCTATGCTTTTTATTGCAAGTGACCACGAGGAGGTAGGAAGTGAGTCAACAAGTGGAGCAGGGGGTAGTTTTTTAGAAAATACTTTAAAAAGAATGTTTAGTGATTATGATGAATATATGGGTATGCTAAGAACTTCTTTGATGATTTCGTGCGATAATGCTCATGCTATTCATCCAAACTATGCGTCTAAGCATGATTCCAAGCATACTCCTCACATTAACAAAGGTGTTGTCATTAAGGTAAATGCAAATCAAAGATATGCTTCTAACTCTAAAACAATTTCAAAGTTTATGCATGTTGCATCTTCTATAAATGAGTCTTATCAGGAGTTTGTTACTCGTAGTGATATGGGATGTGGCTCTACTATTGGTCCCATAACGGCTACAAGACTTGGTGTAGATACTTTAGATATAGGGATTCCAACTTTTGCGATGCACTCTATAAGAGAATTAGCAGGAAGTGAAGATGCTCATTCACTTTACAAAATTTTAGTAAAATTTGGGATGAAATAA
- a CDS encoding ATP-binding protein: MKLKIKFFLVFTVLMFFMYYINNLNRESLIQNERNEALKVLQTNFDITINYNAIDANAMNYLFKSDPKIIDIISKATIANEQQRVKLRKILYNHLFKKYKSMKMKGVLQFQFTLPDNTVFLRMHRVDEFGDNLSQVRYTLVYTNKTHKASSGFEQGKTTHSFRNVFPLFDVNKKYIGCYEISFSSKLMQNNLTNVNKIYSHFLIKKNIYNTKKWSKSYLYLDYKQSIENNSYIFTSTHHKDKITIDNLAEYIIKPNKKLIKKNMNDQKKFAFFSVYKHKALILAFLPIQSIKNKSTSAYIVSYTDSQHIINILLRYQLINFLSFIIFSIILFLLYRIITTKDYLEEEVKKQTNELIQKDKIMQEQSKLAAMGEMVGAIAHQWRQPLNSLNINIQNLDDDYVDGLIDAEFLDSFIIKQTKTMNFMSKTIDDFRNFFRIDKIKKTFSVKEAIFTTISIQSAQLNNLNISIKVLGEDFKLTTIESEFLQVILNLITNAKDALIENKTSNGKIFISLQQNIITVSDNAGGIDKKVINRIFEPYFTTKEQGKGTGMGLYMSKMIIEQTVGGTLSVANNKKGAEFKIVFNSLV, encoded by the coding sequence TTGAAACTAAAAATAAAATTTTTTTTAGTTTTTACTGTTTTAATGTTTTTTATGTACTATATAAATAATCTCAATCGTGAATCTCTTATACAAAATGAACGAAATGAAGCTTTAAAAGTACTACAAACTAACTTTGACATAACCATCAACTATAACGCAATAGATGCTAATGCCATGAATTACCTTTTCAAAAGTGATCCAAAAATTATTGATATCATATCAAAAGCGACAATAGCGAATGAACAACAAAGAGTAAAATTAAGAAAAATTCTTTACAATCATCTATTCAAAAAATATAAATCGATGAAGATGAAAGGTGTTCTTCAATTTCAGTTCACACTTCCAGATAATACGGTATTTTTAAGAATGCACAGAGTTGATGAGTTTGGAGATAATCTTAGCCAAGTTAGATATACTTTAGTTTATACCAATAAAACACATAAGGCAAGTTCTGGATTTGAACAAGGGAAAACTACACACTCTTTTAGAAATGTTTTTCCTCTTTTTGATGTAAATAAAAAATATATAGGGTGTTATGAGATATCTTTTAGTTCCAAACTAATGCAAAATAATTTAACAAATGTAAATAAAATATACTCTCACTTTCTTATAAAAAAGAATATATATAATACTAAAAAATGGAGCAAAAGTTATCTATATTTAGACTATAAGCAAAGTATAGAAAATAATAGTTATATATTTACATCTACACACCATAAAGATAAAATAACTATAGATAACTTAGCAGAATACATAATTAAACCTAATAAAAAATTAATTAAAAAAAATATGAATGATCAGAAAAAATTTGCATTTTTCAGTGTATATAAACACAAAGCACTAATTTTAGCATTTTTACCTATTCAAAGCATAAAAAATAAAAGTACATCAGCATATATAGTTTCATATACCGATTCACAACATATCATAAATATTCTTTTACGGTATCAACTTATTAACTTTTTATCATTCATTATTTTCTCAATAATACTATTTTTATTGTATAGGATTATAACAACAAAAGATTATCTTGAAGAAGAAGTAAAGAAACAAACAAATGAACTTATTCAAAAAGATAAAATTATGCAAGAACAATCAAAACTTGCAGCAATGGGAGAGATGGTTGGAGCAATCGCACACCAATGGAGGCAACCTCTAAACTCATTAAATATAAATATACAAAACTTAGATGATGACTATGTAGATGGGCTAATAGATGCTGAATTTTTAGACTCTTTTATAATTAAGCAAACAAAAACAATGAACTTTATGAGCAAAACGATAGATGATTTTAGAAACTTTTTTAGAATAGATAAAATCAAAAAGACATTTAGTGTTAAAGAGGCCATTTTTACTACAATTTCAATTCAATCAGCTCAACTAAATAATTTAAATATATCTATAAAAGTTTTAGGAGAAGATTTTAAACTAACTACTATTGAAAGTGAATTTTTGCAAGTTATACTGAACTTAATAACAAATGCAAAAGACGCTTTAATAGAGAACAAAACATCTAATGGAAAAATATTTATTAGTTTACAACAAAATATAATTACAGTTAGCGATAATGCTGGTGGTATTGATAAAAAAGTTATAAATAGAATTTTTGAGCCATACTTTACAACTAAAGAGCAAGGAAAAGGAACAGGAATGGGACTTTATATGTCAAAAATGATAATAGAACAAACCGTAGGAGGAACCTTGTCTGTTGCAAACAACAAAAAAGGAGCAGAGTTTAAAATAGTATTTAACTCTCTAGTTTAA